Within the Gloeocapsa sp. DLM2.Bin57 genome, the region TCAAAGCGATTAATACTGGTTACTAGAATTAATTTATAGGATTCTGTACCAAAACGACGAATATTACTCCGCACTCGTTCATAAAAAGCTACATAGGGTGAATCGGGGTTTTTTAAGACAGAATGAGATATTTCTCCTGGTTGGTTAGCAATAGCAGGTATTTGTCCTAAGACTGGTAAATCTGCACTTCCGAGGGTTTCCCGTAATTCTTGCGCGGTATGGAGGCGATCATCTAGAGTAGCTAGTAGGAAGGTTAAACCGCTGACTGCTAAACCTCCTAAGACAACACCTCCACCGAGAATTAATAGAGGGTTAGTGGGTAATTCTAGGGTAGGAATCGCTCTCGGAACGTATGGCTCTTGTGCGATAACTAAACTACTTACTGTTTCTGCTTCAGCGGCTTTAGCATCAGTGAGAGCGGCTAAGATAGTTTGATAGAGGATACGTTGACTTTCCACCGTTTGGACTAATCGAGCTTGTTGTAACTGTTTATCGGGAGAAGCTTCGTATTCTTGACGTAATTGTTGTTCTAATTCTTCTAAAGCTACTAATTGACTAGTTAAACCTTCTTTTTGTGTTTGCAGGGCGACTAATTGATTAGCTAATTCTTGTCTAGCTAAATCTAGGTTACTTTCTTTACGAATATTTTCGGGTAAGGAGGTTAAGACTCCATCATCACCTATTAATTCTTCGGCGCGTTGTTGTAATAATCTCTCTGTGGCTTGTTGTTGATTATATAGCTCTACCATAGTGGGATGTTCTGGGCGCAGTTCGTTTTGTAGTTGTTCGATACCTGCTTCAATTTCCAGAATTTGTGCTCGTAGAGTAGCGATAATTGGGTCAGCACTAAGCACTGATGAAGTATAAGCTTGTTCTGGTGTTAAACCTAATTGCTTAACGATACTATCGATTTGAGCATTAATTTGCTCTAGAAATAACCTAATTTGTCTTTGTTGAGTTTGAGCACTAGTAATGCCATTAAATAGACTACCATCTTCTAAGGCTAACAAAGCCGAACCGTCGGTGCTAATATAACGGTAAAATAATTCTTCTGCTTCTGTCAGGTCGTTTTGTACCACTTCGAGTCTTTCATCAAGAGCGTTAATTCTTTCTCTAAGTTGATAACCATTTAACCAACGACTGTAATTAACCATCTCTTCCATGAAGACTCGCAGAATAAAACGAGACTGCACAGAATCTACAGTACCATTATATTCTAGGGAAATTAATTGTTCTTGTTGTGGGCTTCCTGGTGGTAGATTGGCTGTGCTAGGGAGGCTAACCTTTAATTGTCTAACTATAGCTGCGAGTTGATTATTATCTATATCAAGGGAATCTCTGACAGCTTCTAAAACTTGGGGAGATAGTAATAACTCTTGAGAGATCAAACTTCTTCCCTGGATTTGTACTTGTTCTCCTGTTGCGGTAAAAATAGGTGGAGGGTTACGAAAAGATAGTGTACCTAATGCTCTATAAGTTACTTGAGGTTGTTCTGGTTTAGGTCTAAGGGCTAAAACAACGGAAGCACCAATTATTAAGCTAAATAAAACTATATTGAGAAGTTTATGCTCATTTAAGGCTATTAAAAAGCGTTTGACTAAAGGTGGTGTCATATTTTTTAAGTTAATCTTATGGTTAATCTTGTCTGGGAATTGTTTCTACTACTATTTAAAACAATATTATATTAGCTTTTTTCCAAACTTTATCTTATTTGATAACCATATCCCCTCTAGGGGGATTGAAAGAAACCAGTCAAAAGGATCATAATAAGGGATTGAACAGGTCTGGTCAATAAACATGAAGCAAATAAAGTGGTTATCACCGTTATTATATTTGGGTATCTTAACTCAATCGGGAGAAGCACTAGCTCATGGTGCTCACATTACCTACCAGGAAGCCACTGGGATTCAGATTATAGCTACTTATGACCAAGGAGATCCCATGAATAATGCTCAAGTAGTTATTTATGCTCCTGATGATCCCACAACTCCTTGGTTAAGGGGTGAAACCGACTCACAGGGTAATTTTAGCTTTGTACCAGACGTTAATCAGCCAGGTAATTGGGATGTTCAAGTACGTCAAGCTGGTCATGGTGCTATGATTAGTATTCCTATTGGTGCTGCATCTTCTAACCCTGAAACGGAAATTATTACTGTTACTACTCCAGAGTCAGATTATACTTTTCGTCAAAAAATTTTGATGAGTGTTAGTGCTGTTTGGGGTTTTGTGGGTACTGCGTTATTTTTTTCGCGTCAACCTACTAAAAAAAGTTAAGAATTTATGCACATTCCTGATGGTTTTCTCCCTCCTAGTATCTATTTAGCTGGTTATTCTCTCACAGGAGTGACGACTTGGTATTGTTTACGTCAAATTCGTCGCGCTGCTATACCTCCTGAACAAGAAATTCCTAAAGCTTCATTATTAACTGCTGCTTTTTTTGTCTCTTCAGCTATCTATCTCCCTATTCCTCCTACTAGTATTCATTTTGTCATGAATGGATTAATGGGAATACTATTAGGTTATTATTCTTTTTTAGCAATTTTAATCGGTTTATTTTTTCAAGCCATAATGTTTGGACATGGGGGTATGACTAGTTTAGGTCTTAATGCTGTAATTATGGGTTTCCCTGCTTTAATTGCTTATTATTTGTTTGGTTTAAATTTTTTACCACTGAAATTAAGAAGTTTCCTGGTTGGGGCTTTGGCTTTGGCTTTATCTGCGGCTATTTTTACTGTTGTTATGATTAGTTTTATTCCCGCTGATATCGATGCTGATGTAGAAAGAAAAGCTATTTTATTTAGTTTAGTTGGTTATGGTATTCAGTCGATTATTGAGGGTATTTTTACGATGATTATTGTTAGTTTTTTGAGCAAGGTAAAACCAGGTATATTAACTGATAAACATGAAACTAATTCTTGATCAACACGCTCATCTAGATTCTTTGATTCATCGTTGGGAACAACGCTCTAAAATAGTCGCTTTATTTGGGTTAATTATCGCTTTTGCTTTTGTTAATCAGTTGTTTTTACTCCCAATTATTATAGTGCTTACAGCTATTTTATATGCTTTATCTAGGTTGCCATTATCATTTCTATTAACTCGGTTACGCTATCCTGGTTTATTTATCGTAGCGATGGTGGTTGCTCTTCCTTTAGTAGCGGGAGAAACGGTAATTTTTCAGTTGGGTTGGCTCAGTATTAGACAAGAAGGTTGTTTAGCTGTTTTGTTAATTATTACTCGCTTTGTTTGTATTTTAACGGTTAATTTAGTTTTATTTGGTACTGCTCCTTTTTTGACTACTATTCAATCTCTACGCTCTCTTTATGTATCAACAATTATCGTGGATATGATGTTATTATCTTATCGTTATTTGGAGGAATTAGCGGAAACTTTAACCACTATGCAAAGAGCGATGCAGTTACGAGGTTTTCAAGC harbors:
- the cbiM gene encoding cobalt transporter CbiM, with amino-acid sequence MHIPDGFLPPSIYLAGYSLTGVTTWYCLRQIRRAAIPPEQEIPKASLLTAAFFVSSAIYLPIPPTSIHFVMNGLMGILLGYYSFLAILIGLFFQAIMFGHGGMTSLGLNAVIMGFPALIAYYLFGLNFLPLKLRSFLVGALALALSAAIFTVVMISFIPADIDADVERKAILFSLVGYGIQSIIEGIFTMIIVSFLSKVKPGILTDKHETNS
- the cbiQ gene encoding cobalt ECF transporter T component CbiQ translates to MKLILDQHAHLDSLIHRWEQRSKIVALFGLIIAFAFVNQLFLLPIIIVLTAILYALSRLPLSFLLTRLRYPGLFIVAMVVALPLVAGETVIFQLGWLSIRQEGCLAVLLIITRFVCILTVNLVLFGTAPFLTTIQSLRSLYVSTIIVDMMLLSYRYLEELAETLTTMQRAMQLRGFQANRFDKRNLSVLARLMGSLLIRSYDQSKLVYQAMILRGYGYSKIMPINQKNSDIISRVASTVTLSIAVSLMILEIKVNG
- a CDS encoding carboxypeptidase regulatory-like domain-containing protein, which translates into the protein MKQIKWLSPLLYLGILTQSGEALAHGAHITYQEATGIQIIATYDQGDPMNNAQVVIYAPDDPTTPWLRGETDSQGNFSFVPDVNQPGNWDVQVRQAGHGAMISIPIGAASSNPETEIITVTTPESDYTFRQKILMSVSAVWGFVGTALFFSRQPTKKS
- a CDS encoding polysaccharide biosynthesis tyrosine autokinase; the encoded protein is MTPPLVKRFLIALNEHKLLNIVLFSLIIGASVVLALRPKPEQPQVTYRALGTLSFRNPPPIFTATGEQVQIQGRSLISQELLLSPQVLEAVRDSLDIDNNQLAAIVRQLKVSLPSTANLPPGSPQQEQLISLEYNGTVDSVQSRFILRVFMEEMVNYSRWLNGYQLRERINALDERLEVVQNDLTEAEELFYRYISTDGSALLALEDGSLFNGITSAQTQQRQIRLFLEQINAQIDSIVKQLGLTPEQAYTSSVLSADPIIATLRAQILEIEAGIEQLQNELRPEHPTMVELYNQQQATERLLQQRAEELIGDDGVLTSLPENIRKESNLDLARQELANQLVALQTQKEGLTSQLVALEELEQQLRQEYEASPDKQLQQARLVQTVESQRILYQTILAALTDAKAAEAETVSSLVIAQEPYVPRAIPTLELPTNPLLILGGGVVLGGLAVSGLTFLLATLDDRLHTAQELRETLGSADLPVLGQIPAIANQPGEISHSVLKNPDSPYVAFYERVRSNIRRFGTESYKLILVTSINRFEGKTVTAYNLAIASAQAGKRTLLVEADLRSSSLASVFDLTVSPEAKTEPLRYYSSRGDCINLVPEQENLYLLPSTGPQKQAVSIIESNELQRLLRDARGRFDLVIIDTPSLATCNDALLLESLIDAVVLVTRPGITQKSLLNETIEQFSEGELPLLGAVINSVDDLSPLTEVPPEEFNRFEAPRTVVVSTTGDNS